DNA from Levilactobacillus zymae:
CGCCGCTGCTTTTAAAATTTCATTTTCTTCTTTTAACTGCTGGTTTTCTTTCTGTAGTTGCTTGAAGGCTTCAACACTTGTTACGCCACCGTCAGGTAGTTCAACTAATTTGGCCCGCTTGATCCAATGACTGATGGTGGTTGGATGAACCCCATATTCATTGGCTAAGGATTTCTTTGAACGATTTTCATTGTGATAAAGCTTAACGATGTTGTTTTTAAATTCATCTGAATAATATTTCATAAAAAAACTCCTATTCTGATTTTTATCATTATGACACAAAATCTAATGATTTTGGTACCAAATTTCAGTATAGGAGCAGTATGACTAATTGTTGAAACCTATTTATACCACCAAATAAATACCTTTATGCGTTTTATGTATTCCGTTAGTACTACTTTTATCTTGATTTTGTGTTCTTAAAGTCGTATTATGTAGAAGAATAAGGTATTTGTTAAGTATTACCTTTATCTTTATATGTTAGGAGGAAAGTGTGTTATGCAAGTAATCAGTTTTATGGCTATCAAAGGTGGCGTTGGTAAAACCACAATGGCATTTCAGTTCGCCAAATTTTTACAAACACAAGATCAAAAAGTTTTGATGATCGATTTGGACGCACAGAAGAGTTTGACGGGCACTTTTGAAAATGAACATTTTAATTTCAGTGGAAAGCCCACCATTGCAGATGTCCTAGAAAAACCAAGCTCCGGGTTAATTGAGACACAAGTTCAGGATAATATCGCGATAATTCCATCAACTAGCAACCTGGAAGAAGTAGCAGATCGTTTAGCCTCAAAACCAAATAGAGAATTGCTATTATTTATGTGGTTTGTTAAAAATGCGCAAGAACTGAATCAAAAATATGACTACATAATTATCGACTTGCCACCAGCTTGGAACCTGTTAAGCAAAAATGGTGTAGCTGTAGCCGATAAAATCATTTCTCCAATGGAACCAAGTCGATTTGGGTATGAAAGTCATACAAAAGTATTGCAAAGTGTGGGAACTTTACAAGATGAAGTTGTTGATCCAGTTAGTGGTAAATCATATATTACTGCCAACGTATTCTTTTTAGGCAATCGAATCAAACACAATACTAATTCTTCTCACGAATTTTTATCAGCACTCAAACATATAGATAATGTCATTGGGGTTATCCCAGAAAAGGAATTAGTTAACGCTAGTATGCTTGCAAAGGAGGGCATACTAGAATATGCAACCCAGAATGACAAGTTGCATGAACAAGAGCCATTTCTCAAACTATTAAGTGACGTGTTTTCAGAAATCCAAAAACAGGGGAATGATTAACTTATGGCAAACAAATTTGAAAAGTTTTCAAGTACCAACAACGATTACCAAGTGGCTAGAGACATTCAGCAAAAAGATGCACTTAACGAAAAATTGAATTGGGAACGAAAAGTAAAGACAAGCTTCTCAATTCAACAAAAGAATATTGATCGTTTAGATGAAATGGTTAATCAGTTGAACGCAAAATCAAGATCAACCTTATTAGATACCATAATAGAAAATGCTTATAGAGACTTTCAAGAATAATTGAGTGGGGAAAATGATGAAATCACAAATAGTTGATAGCAATAACTGATACGAAGACCTTGTATCTGATCAACGGACTCAACGGACCGATGGGGGCTTGTAAAGTATACAAGACAGAATAAAGTTGCCGATAGGTAAGCGCTATGCTAGACTATGACTAATTTAACAACCGAATAAAGAGATCAAGCTAAACAGAAAAATCCCCGATTCATGAGGAATCAGGGATTTTGGGTTTAGCAAGTAGCTACACGACAGCTACTTAGATTCAGTCGATTTTAACTTGCCGGTCTAAATCGACTGAACATTGTTCTTAATTTGTAAGTTAATTATACCGCAAACCAGTCCCAAAGGACAAGTTAAGGATAGTTAAAAACAAATTAAAGTCAATGGACTAAGTAGCTAACTGAAGCTATTTAGTCCATTTTTGTTGTTAGAAATTAAA
Protein-coding regions in this window:
- a CDS encoding ParA family protein, with amino-acid sequence MQVISFMAIKGGVGKTTMAFQFAKFLQTQDQKVLMIDLDAQKSLTGTFENEHFNFSGKPTIADVLEKPSSGLIETQVQDNIAIIPSTSNLEEVADRLASKPNRELLLFMWFVKNAQELNQKYDYIIIDLPPAWNLLSKNGVAVADKIISPMEPSRFGYESHTKVLQSVGTLQDEVVDPVSGKSYITANVFFLGNRIKHNTNSSHEFLSALKHIDNVIGVIPEKELVNASMLAKEGILEYATQNDKLHEQEPFLKLLSDVFSEIQKQGND